The genomic segment TCGATCGTCGACCTCCACAAGCACTACCGCACCAGCGACGGCGACGTGCACGCCGTACGCGGGGTCAGCTTCGACATCGCCAAGGGGGAGTTCGTCACCCTGCTCGGCCCCAGCGGCTGCGGCAAGACGACCATCCTGCGCTCGGTCGCCGGGCTGGAAACCCCAACCTCCGGTGACATCTCCATCGGTGGGCGCGTCGTCTACTCCTCCGAGCGGCGGGTCCGGCTGACCCCCGCGCAACGCCAGATCGGCATGGTGTTCCAGTCGTACGCGATCTGGCCGCACATGACCGTCTTCGACAACGTCGCCTACCCGCTCCGCCGTCGCCGGCTGTCGAAGCAGGAGATCAAGGCCCGGACCACCGAGGTGCTGGAGCTGCTCGGCCTCGACCACGCGGCGCAGCGCTCGGCCACCAAGCTCAGCGGCGGCCAACAGCAGCGGGTGGCGGTCGCCCGCGCGCTCGTGTCCCGCTCCGACCTCATCCTCTTCGACGAGCCGCTGTCGAACCTCGACGCGAAGCTGCGCAAGGAGGTCCGGCAGGAGATCCGCGACCTGCAGCAGCGGCTCGGCATCACCGTCCTCTACGTCACCCACGACCAGGAGGAGGCGATGGCGGTCTCCGACCGGATTCTGGTGCTCGAGGGCGGCGAGATAAAGGACCAGGGCACCCCGGCCCGGGTCTATTCGCGGCCCGCCGACGTCTTCGCGGCGAACTTCGTCGGCGAGAGCGAGACCCTCAACGGCACCGTCGTCAACGCCGACGACGACCACTGGCTGGTGCAGACCGACATCGGGCGGCTGCACGTCGCGCGCCGACCGCACGACACGGTACGCGTCTCCGAAGCCGTCGTACTCACCGTCCGTCCGGAGCATTTGCAGCTCAGAAATCCCGACCCGGCGACGCCGACCCTCGCCGGTTCGGTGAAGTCGACGTCCTTCCTCGGCCCGTTCGCCGAACTGGTCGTCGAGCTGGAATCCGGCCACCTGGTGACGGCCCGGGTGAGCGGCAGCGCGGGGGCCACCCCCGGCGCCCCCGTGCACGTGCGGATCGAACCGGACCACGTCGTCCTGCACCCGATCCGCACGGCCGGGCAGTGACCTCAACACCCAGATCAGAGGAGAGAAACGCATGACCTACAACCAGGTCCACCCCAAGAGCCACGCCGTCGAGGTCATCGACCGCGGCGCGACCCTGGCCAGGATGAACGACGCGCTGGAACTCGATTTCACCAAGACCGCCGTCGTGCAGATC from the Solwaraspora sp. WMMD1047 genome contains:
- a CDS encoding ABC transporter ATP-binding protein: MTVTQSAPPVEVAEPLNEVLLPSTPEPAPMVSIVDLHKHYRTSDGDVHAVRGVSFDIAKGEFVTLLGPSGCGKTTILRSVAGLETPTSGDISIGGRVVYSSERRVRLTPAQRQIGMVFQSYAIWPHMTVFDNVAYPLRRRRLSKQEIKARTTEVLELLGLDHAAQRSATKLSGGQQQRVAVARALVSRSDLILFDEPLSNLDAKLRKEVRQEIRDLQQRLGITVLYVTHDQEEAMAVSDRILVLEGGEIKDQGTPARVYSRPADVFAANFVGESETLNGTVVNADDDHWLVQTDIGRLHVARRPHDTVRVSEAVVLTVRPEHLQLRNPDPATPTLAGSVKSTSFLGPFAELVVELESGHLVTARVSGSAGATPGAPVHVRIEPDHVVLHPIRTAGQ